The nucleotide sequence GGTCCTGTTTTCCGCCCACTCCACGTTTACGGCCTCGTTGTCGGCAGGCTGTATTCTGGCTGCAAAATCGTAATTCAGACTCCATGCCCTGCCAGCTATCCCCTCCTGATCAACAACCAACGAATTATAGGCCAGATTAAAGGAAATCGGCACAAGCCCCTGAACCGATAACAGACGGTACTCCAAAAACTGGGCACCGGTGGAGATGTCTATAGGATCAGCACAACTTTTCTCACACTTGCGACAGTCGCTGCATGACGTGCTGTTGCTCCGGGAATAGGGAGTGCTCCAGTTGGATTCCCTTATTGACACCGAGGCAGAACGACCAGTACGCGGATAAACATCACCGAAGACCGTATTGCCCGATCGATCCGAGGTGACGGTGGAAATAGTATCGCTGTCGAACTTATAGTATAATTTTGAACCGCTGATTGTGCCGCTCCAGCCGTGATCCACGTATTTTTCATAATATCCGTTGGCATCGCTGGTGACAGGGAACTCGCCTGAAAAAGAAACCGTAACCTCTGGAATACGCCGACCGTTATACCGCTCGGTATAGCCTGAGATCTTGTGCTTGGATTGTCCGCAAATCAGATCAATACCGGATGTGTCAGCAGTTACATTGGAGACAGAAACACAGGAGAAATCGCAGCCGCTCCTAGTCGCGCAGACCTCACCGCTCCAGCCGTTGGGCACGGTTTGGCTGTATTCACCGCCGCTGATGCTCTGCACCGAGGAAAGGCCGGTAAAAGTGACTGTGGCGTTGAGAATCGCAGTGCCGTCGGATTTTATTGTTCTGCCGGAGAGGGTGTAGCTGTCTGGGTCTGTTGATAAGGTGGTAGCGGTTTGGCAGGCGGTAAAATCAGAGCTGCCATCGTCATTATTTGCCCTCACCTTGTAGCTGTAGGTAGTCTCCGGGTTTAATCCCTTGACAAGATAGGAAGTCTGGGTTGTGTTACCGATGAAACTACCGGCGCAGGTATAGACATCGTAACCCGTGGCATCGCTTACAAAGTTCCAAGAGAGGTCAATACCAGTGGAACTCTGGGGGGTCGCGGTGAATGAAGATGGTATTCTCGGTAATGTAGTGGACGGCCATGACAGAGTGAAATATACATCTTTACTTTTATAACTGTAAAGATCACCTACCCATACCTCAACAGCGTATTTATTGCCTTCGTTATACGTCATCGAAATAGTCCAGCTATATGAGCCGTTGTTCGGCGCATTTAATGCAATGGGGCCTTGTTGCACACCATTTTTGTATAAATAAATGTTAACTGTGGAGCTTGTACTATCCGTATCCCACTGGATATTACGAGTCTCACCGGTGTACCATACATCCCCTGCAACCGGACTGGTGATATTGATATACTCTGCTGCCCAAGTTGCCAGAGGAGTTAAAAAGGTGAGGAGGAAAAGGAAGAGCGGAAGGATGAATCGGCAAGAAGGTTTCATGACGGTTCCTTGATCGTTAGAAGCAAAAGCAGGCAACCCGGCGGTCTCCTCTCGGAGATCCGTGGCTTTCCGACACCGCCTCACGACGGCTGTGGCTTTATCAACTTTCCTGTTCCGACCGGAAAGTCAAGGCACCTGCTCAGTGGATAAGCATTGCCATTTGTTATGGTAAACGCAACATAGCTTTGTTACTTCGTCTTTGTCAATTGTTTTTTCAGAGGATTGCTTGAAGGGGGCGAAAACGGGAAGCAAAGCCGAAGCAATCAACTTTGATCACGCTTGATGTTTTAAACATAGCCCCCCCTTTCCGCGCAATATCCCCCCACCGCACAAACTGCCCCCGCAACCCCGGCTCATCTCTGAACGCCCTGAAATAAACATACTCAGGAGCCAAATCAGCACCGTTGGGGCGCACTATCATCCTTCAGGTCTGAGCCTGTTTTGATATACAAAGGCATGATTCACTCCAGCGACGCCTCGACCTCGGCAAGATCATCCGTAACCTTTATGATGTGTTTAATCATATTCAGACGCTCAATATCCCTGATCCGCCGAATCTCCGGCAGCAGCCGTAGCCCTTTTGCGCCGAACTTGACCGACAAACCCATCTCAATCGCTTCGAGCGTACCTTCCAGCAGTCCTTCCAACATACCCTGCTGTCGCCCTTCGAGCATACCTTTCTGGCGTCCTTCCGAAACTCCACGCTTGAACCCGATCCTCTCCACGCTCGTCACATACCGCACCTTTTTTTCCTCCTCATATTCGCCGATCTCCTGCCAGAACTCTTCTCCCATGTATTCCGGCAGAGCCATCATCCAGTCGATAAAGTGAAAAAGCCGGATCACATCCTCTTTCTTATAATCGTGTTCATACAGCTTTCTCACCAGATACAGTTTCCATTTTTTCCTTCCGTCGGCATCATGACGTGTTTCCTGTGTTTTCAGATGGGCCGTCACGGCCAGCGCAAAGGGATTGGCGTTTTCTTCCGTAATATCCCGGCGGTCCGCATAATCAAGAATCTTCACGCTCGGAAAACGGATACCGACCCTGCATCCCCAGAGTTCATAGCCAAAATGGTCGGGCCGCCAGCCTTTCCGTTCGTCGGCCAATACGGCCAGACTGACCACCGGCCTGCGGAACCGATCAAAAATCCGGTAATTGTACACGAACATGCGCTCCTCGAAGCTTCTTTCCTCCTGCCCCTGCACTTCCACATGGACCAGCACCTATGCCTCGTCGCCGTTTTTTCGCCACAGCCGGACAAGCTTGTCCGCATACCGCCTGCCGAGTTCGGCGTCACGGGTTACCTGCTGAAATTCCTTGTCGAGAAAGAGATAGCCCCGTTCCCAGTCTGTTTCTTCGGTGATTTCAGGAAAGAAGAAGGTGATGAATTCCTGAAAATAACATTCCAGAATCTCCTTCCACGGGCTGTCGAAGTCCTGCCGCTCTGTTGCTCTGGGGCTGTCTGTCATTGTTATTTTGACTGTATGGAATATTTCGGTAAACAGAAGCGATGGCAGGCGGAAATCAACCGGCCTGTACGACGGAAAAGTCTATCCTGAACAGAAATTTTCCGGGTGGAACTCATAACATACTTGCCGATCTTCAAAGGTTAAAGCAGGTAACCCGGCGATCTCTCATTTAGAGACCCGTGGCTTTCCGACACCGCCTCGCGACGGCTGTGGCTTTATCAACTTTCCTGTTCCGACCGGAAAGTCAAGGCACCTGCTCAGGAGATAAGCATTGCCATTTTGTTATGGTAAAACGCAACATAGCCTTGTTACTTCGTGCCTGTCGATTATTATCCATAAAAAAATATTAACGTAACGAGGAGATGCAGAACGAAAATGCTTGTGGCGCAATAAAAAAACTACCCCTTCTCCCACTCCACCCGACTGACATTCCGTTCAGCCCTGCTGAACTCAACCCCGATCAACCAGATTTCCTTCCCTTGCCCCTGATATTTCTCCGCATACTTTTTCTCTTTAATCTGCTCAAGAGCACAGCCGGGTTCGGTCAACTCATTGACCTTGAACTCAAAGATATACACCCGCTCCTCAAAGCAGACCGTCAGGTCAATCCTCCCCTGATTGGTCACATCCTCCGGCCGGACATTCAGGCCCAGGGCCGCAAAATAGCAATACACCACCGAGCAATAATACCCCTCATAGCCTGCCAGCTCATTTTTTCTGTACCAATCATGGGGAATAGAAGCAAAAAAGGCGTGGAAGATATGCTCCAAGGCGGCAAAATTATTGGCCTGCAAGGCCCTGAAAAGAGCTACCTGATTTCTTTTCAAGGAAGTGAGTTCCTGGCTGTACCAGTGCAGGATGGAACCACTTAGGCTTTTGCGGACTTCATGATTGGGAAAGCCGAGATGATAGATATATTCTTCATCAAAAAGCTGTTCTCTGCCGGTGATGGTTAGATAACCGGTCTGAAAAAGGAGCGACTCCGGTGCAATATAATCCACATCAAAACTGCTGAGTAACTCCTCGTCCGCAGTCAGATTTTCCAGCTCTGGAATAAACATCTTCTTTTCCATGAGCATACGCACCAAGAAAGACGGGGTACCGGTCTCGAACCAATAGGGCCTGAATTCCCGGTTGCGAAAATAGAGGAGGATGTCAAAGGGATTATAAACCGAATCACCGAGGAAATTATAGCCGTTGTACCATTTTTTCACCTGGTCCAGATTAACCCCATCCAGGTAGTCCGCAAAACCTGTCTCCAGTTCTTCCTGGGTGTAGCCGCATATACTGCCGAAACGAGCATCCAGGGTAATATCTTCAAGATTGTTCAACCCGGAAAACAAAGAAACCTTGGAGAATTTGGATACCCCGGTGAGCAGGACAAAACGGAGGTGTGCTCCCTGGGCCTTGAGCACGGAATAGATATTTCGCAGGCCTTCCCGCAGTTCAGCCGCCTTAGCTGTATCGGTGATATTGTCGAGGATCGGTTTGTCATATTCATCCACCAGAACCACAACCTGCTGCCCGCTTTCCCGGTACAGCCTGACAATCATTTCCTCCAGGCAATGATCAGGAGAATCAGAAGCAAGAGACAGGTTATATTCTTCTGTCTGGAGATGCAGCATCCGCACCACACGTTGGTCCAACCTGCTCCGGCTTTCCATAATACCCTGGGCAAAATCAAGTTTGATGACCGGATATTTGGTCTTCCAATCCCAGTTATTTTCCAGGTACAGGCCCTGAAATAACGCCTTGTTTCCGGAAAAGGCCTGAGCAAGGGTGTCAACCAGCAGGCTTTTACCGAAACGACGGGGCCGGGAAAGGAAATAATAGCGTCCCTGTTCCACCAAGCGGGCAATCAGCGGAGTTTTGTCGACGTAGCAGTAATTATCGGTTCTGATGTCGGCGAAGGTCTGGATGCCGATAGGAAGTTTTTGAGGATGTTTCTTCATATTTTCTTCGCGCAATAGCTCATATCTTGCTTCGGTTGCGTAGTTATGTGGTTACGTAGATCTTGATTGAGTGCGATGAAATCAGACAAGTGAAACAATATTTGTCCGTTTTTGTTGCACTCAAATGGACCTACCAGATGCCTGTTGTAACGACTATCCCTTCTCCCACTCCACCCGACTGACATTTCGTTCAGCCCGGCTGAACTCAACCCCGATTAACCAGATCTCTTTCCCTTGCCCCTGATATTTCTCCGCATACTTTTTCTCCTTAATCTGCTCAAGAGCACAACCGGGTTCGGTTAACTCATTGACCTTGAACTCAAAGATATACACCCTCTCCTCAAAGCAGACGGTCAGGTCAATCCTCCCCAGATTGGTCACATCCTCCGGCCGGACATGCAGACCCAGGGCCGCAAAATAGCAATACACCACCGAGCAATAATACCCCTCATAGCCTGCCAGCTCATTTTTTCTGTACCAATCATGGGGAATAGAAGCAAAAAAGGCGTGGAAGATATGCTCCAAGGCGGTAAAATTATTGGCCTGCAAGGCCCTGAAAAGAGCCACCTGATTTCTTTTCAAGGAAGTGAGTTCCTGGCTGTACCAGTGCAGAATGGAACCGCTTAGGCTCTTGCGGACTTCATGATTGGGAAAGCCGAGATGATAGATATATTCTTCATCAAAAAGCTGTTCTCTGCCGGTGATGGTCAGGTAACCGGTCTGAAAAAGGAGCGACTCCGGTGCAATATAATCCACATCAAAACTACTGAGTAACTCCTCGTCCGCAGTCAGATTTTCCAGCTCTGGAATAAACATCTTTTTGTCCATGAGCATACGCACCAGAAAAGACGGGGTGCCGGTCTCGAACCAATAGGGCCTGAATTCCCTACTGTCGAAATACAGGAGGATATCAAAGGGATTGTAGACCGAATCGCCGAGAAAATTATAACCGTTATACCATTTCTTTACTTGGTCCAGGTCAACTCCGTCCAGGTAGTCAGCAAAACCGTTCTCCAGTTCTTCCTGGGTGTAGCCGCATACACTGCTGAAACGTGAATCCAAGGTAATGTCCCGAAGATTGTTCAGACCGGAAAAGAGAGAAACCTTAGAGAATTTAGACACCCCGGTGAGCAGGACAAAACGGAGGTGCGCTCCCTGGGCCTTGAGCACGGAATAGACATTTCGCAGGCCCTCCCGG is from Candidatus Electrothrix sp. GW3-4 and encodes:
- a CDS encoding ATP-binding protein yields the protein MKKHPQKLPIGIQTFADIRTDNYCYVDKTPLIARLVEQGRYYFLSRPRRFGKSLLVDTLAQAFSGNKALFQGLYLENNWDWKTKYPVIKLDFAQGIMESRSRLDQRVVRMLHLQTEEYNLSLASDSPDHCLEEMIVRLYRESGQQVVVLVDEYDKPILDNITDTAKAAELREGLRNIYSVLKAQGAHLRFVLLTGVSKFSKVSLFSGLNNLEDITLDARFGSICGYTQEELETGFADYLDGVNLDQVKKWYNGYNFLGDSVYNPFDILLYFRNREFRPYWFETGTPSFLVRMLMEKKMFIPELENLTADEELLSSFDVDYIAPESLLFQTGYLTITGREQLFDEEYIYHLGFPNHEVRKSLSGSILHWYSQELTSLKRNQVALFRALQANNFAALEHIFHAFFASIPHDWYRKNELAGYEGYYCSVVYCYFAALGLNVRPEDVTNQGRIDLTVCFEERVYIFEFKVNELTEPGCALEQIKEKKYAEKYQGQGKEIWLIGVEFSRAERNVSRVEWEKG
- a CDS encoding ATP-binding protein, with the protein product MKKYPRKKLPIGIQTFADIRTDNYCYVDKTPLIARLVEQGRFYFLSRPRRFGKSLLVDTLAQAFSGNKDLFQGLYLEDNWDWNSKYPVIKLDFAQGILESRSRLDQRVVRMLHLQAEEYNLSLASDSPDHCLEEMIVRLYRESGQQVVVLVDEYDKPILDNITDAAKAAELREGLRNVYSVLKAQGAHLRFVLLTGVSKFSKVSLFSGLNNLRDITLDSRFSSVCGYTQEELENGFADYLDGVDLDQVKKWYNGYNFLGDSVYNPFDILLYFDSREFRPYWFETGTPSFLVRMLMDKKMFIPELENLTADEELLSSFDVDYIAPESLLFQTGYLTITGREQLFDEEYIYHLGFPNHEVRKSLSGSILHWYSQELTSLKRNQVALFRALQANNFTALEHIFHAFFASIPHDWYRKNELAGYEGYYCSVVYCYFAALGLHVRPEDVTNLGRIDLTVCFEERVYIFEFKVNELTEPGCALEQIKEKKYAEKYQGQGKEIWLIGVEFSRAERNVSRVEWEKG